Proteins co-encoded in one Homo sapiens chromosome 6 genomic scaffold, GRCh38.p14 alternate locus group ALT_REF_LOCI_3 HSCHR6_MHC_DBB_CTG1 genomic window:
- the DDR1 gene encoding epithelial discoidin domain-containing receptor 1 isoform X7: MSLPRCCPHPLRPEGSGAMGPEALSSLLLLLLVASGDADMKGHFDPAKCRYALGMQDRTIPDSDISASSSWSDSTAARHSRLESSDGDGAWCPAGSVFPKEEEYLQVDLQRLHLVALVGTQGRHAGGLGKEFSRSYRLRYSRDGRRWMGWKDRWGQEVISGNEDPEGVVLKDLGPPMVARLVRFYPRADRVMSVCLRVELYGCLWRDGLLSYTAPVGQTMYLSEAVYLNDSTYDGHTVGGLQYGGLGQLADGVVGLDDFRKSQELRVWPGYDYVGWSNHSFSSGYVEMEFEFDRLRAFQAMQVHCNNMHTLGARLPGGVECRFRRGPAMAWEGEPMRHNLGGNLGDPRARAVSVPLGGRVARFLQCRFLFAGPWLLFSEISFISDVVNNSSPALGGTFPPAPWWPPGPPPTNFSSLELEPRGQQPVAKAEGSPTAILIGCLVAIILLLLLIIALMLWRLHWRRLLSKAERRVLEEELTVHLSVPGDTILINNRPGPREPPPYQEPRPRGNPPHSAPCVPNGSALLLSNPAYRLLLATYARPPRGPGPPTPAWAKPTNTQAYSGDYMEPEKPGAPLLPPPPQNSVPHYAEADIVTLQGVTGGNTYAVPALPPGAVGDGPPRVDFPRSRLRFKEKLGEGQFGEVHLCEVDSPQDLVSLDFPLNVRKGHPLLVAVKILRPDATKNARNDFLKEVKIMSRLKDPNIIRLLGVCVQDDPLCMITDYMENGDLNQFLSAHQLEDKAAEGAPGDGQAAQGPTISYPMLLHVAAQIASGMRYLATLNFVHRDLATRNCLVGENFTIKIADFGMSRNLYAGDYYRVQGRAVLPIRWMAWECILMGKFTTASDVWAFGVTLWEVLMLCRAQPFGQLTDEQVIENAGEFFRDQGRQVYLSRPPACPQGLYELMLRCWSRESEQRPPFSQLHRFLAEDALNTKPLSPTQLVLWMGSSPPSSSHPLGKGGEKYRIDTGHGPLEHLGPTGQH, from the exons ATGTCACTGCCG AGatgctgcccccacccccttAGGCCCGAGGGATCAGGAGCTATGGGACCAGAGGCCCTGTCATCTTTACTGCTGCTGCTCTTGGTGGCAAGTGGAGATGCTGACATGAAGGGACATTTTGATCCTG CCAAGTGCCGCTATGCCCTGGGCATGCAGGACCGGACCATCCCAGACAGTGACATCTCTGCTTCCAGCTCCTGGTCAGATTCCACTGCCGCCCGCCACAGCAG gttggagagcagtgacGGGGATGGGGCCTGGTGCCCCGCAGGGTCGGTGTTTCCCAAGGAGGAGGAGTACTTGCAGGTGGATCTACAACGACTCCACCTGGTGGCTCTGGTGGGCACCCAGGGACGGCATGCCGGGGGCCTGGGCAAGGAGTTCTCCCGGAGCTACCGGCTGCGTTACTCCCGGGATGGTCGCCGCTGGATGGGCTGGAAGGACCGCTGGGGTCAGGAG GTGATCTCAGGCAATGAGGACCCTGAGGGAGTGGTGCTGAAGGACCTTGGGCCCCCCATGGTTGCCCGACTGGTTCGCTTCTACCCCCGGGCTGACCGGGTCATGAGTGTCTGTCTGCGGGTAGAGCTCTATGGCTGCCTCTGGAGGG ATGGACTCCTGTCTTACACCGCCCCTGTGGGGCAGACAATGTATTTATCTGAGGCCGTGTACCTCAACGACTCCACCTATGACGGACATACCGTGGGCGG ACTGCAGTATGGGGGTCTGGGCCAGCTGGCAGATGGTGTGGTGGGGCTGGATGACTTTAGGAAGAGTCAGGAGCTGCGGGTCTGGCCAGGCTATGACTATGTGGGATGGAGCAACCACAGCTTCTCCAGTGGCTATGTGGAGATGGAGTTTGAGTTTGACCGGCTGAGGGCCTTCCAGGCTATGCAG GTCCACTGTAACAACATGCACACGCTGGGAGCCCGTCTGCCTGGCGGGGTGGAATGTCGCTTCCGGCGTGGCCCTGCCATGGCCTGGGAGGGGGAGCCCATGCGCCACAACCTAGGGGGCAACCTGGGGGACCCCAGAGCCCGGGCTGTCTCAGTGCCCCTTGGCGGCCGTGTGGCTCGCTTTCTGCAGTGCCGCTTCCTCTTTGCGGGGCCCTGGTTACTCTTCAGCGAAATCTCCTTCATCTCTG ATGTGGTGAACAATTCCTCTCCGGCACTGGGAGGCACCTTCCCGCCAGCCCCCTGGTGGCCGCCTGGCCCACCTCCCACCAACTTCAGCAGCTTGG AGCTGGAGCCCAGAGGCCAGCAGCCCGTGGCCAAGGCCGAGGGGAGCCCGACCGCCATCCTCATCGGCTGCCTGGTGGCCATCATCCTGCTCCTGCTGCTCATCATTGCCCTCATGCTCTGGCGGCTGCACTGGCGCAGGCTCCTCAGCAAG GCTGAACGGAGGGTGTTGGAAGAGGAGCTGACGGTTCACCTCTCTGTCCCTGGGGACACTATCCTCATCAACAACCGCCCAGGTCCTAGAGAGCCACCCCCGTACCAGGAGCCCCGGCCTCGTGGGAATCCGCCCCACTCCGCTCCCTGTGTCCCCAATGGCTCTG CGTTGCTGCTCTCCAATCCAGCCTACCGCCTCCTTCTGGCCACTTACGCCCGTCCCCCTCGAGGCCCGGGCCCCCCCACACCCGCCTGGGCCAAACCCACCAACACCCAGG CCTACAGTGGGGACTATATGGAGCCTGAGAAGCCAGGCGCCCCGcttctgcccccacctccccagaACAGCGTCCCCCATTATGCCGAGGCTGACATTGTTACCCTGCAGGGCGTCACCGGGGGCAACACCTATGCTGTGCCTGCACTGCCCCCAGGGGCAGTCGGGGATGGGCCCCCCAGAGTGGATTTCCCTCGATCTCGACTCCGCTTCAAGGAGAAGCTTGGCGAGGGCCAGTTTGGGGAG GTGCACCTGTGTGAGGTCGACAGCCCTCAAGATCTGGTCAGTCTTGATTTCCCCCTTAATGTGCGTAAGGGACACCCTTTGCTGGTAGCTGTCAAGATCTTACGGCCAGATGCCACCAAGAATGCCAG GAATGATTTCCTGAAAGAGGTGAAGATCATGTCGAGGCTCAAGGACCCCAACATCATTCGGCTGCTGGGCGTGTGTGTGCAGGACGACCCCCTCTGCATGATTACTGACTACATGGAGAACGGCGACCTCAACCAGTTCCTCAGTGCCCACCAGCTGGAGGACAAGGCAGCCGAGGGGGCCCCTGGGGACGGGCAGGCTGCGCAGGGGCCCACCATCAG CTACCCAATGCTGCTGCATGTGGCAGCCCAGATCGCCTCCGGCATGCGCTATCTGGCCACACTCAACTTTGTACATCGGGACCTGGCCACGCGGAACTGCCTAGTTGGGGAAAATTTCACCATCAAAATCGCAGACTTTGGCATGAGCCGGAACCTCTATGCTGGGGACTATTACCGTGTGCAGGGCCGGGCAGTGCTGCCCATCCGCTGGATGGCCTGGGAGTGCATCCTCATG GGGAAGTTCACGACTGCGAGTGACGTGTGGGCCTTTGGTGTGACCCTGTGGGAGGTGCTGATGCTCTGTAGGGCCCAGCCCTTTGGGCAGCTCACCGACGAGCAGGTCATCGAGAACGCGGGGGAGTTCTTCCGGGACCAGGGCCGGCAG GTGTACCTGTCCCGGCCGCCTGCCTGCCCGCAGGGCCTATATGAGCTGATGCTTCGGTGCTGGAGCCGGGAGTCTGAGCAGCGACCACCCTTTTCCCAGCTGCATCGGTTCCTGGCAGAGGATGCACTCAACACG AAGCCCCTGTCGCCCACCCAGCTGGTCCTGTGGATGGGATCCTCTCCACCCTCCTCTAGCCATCCcttggggaagggtggggagaaATATAGGATAGACACTGGACATGGCCCATTGGAGCACCTGGGCCCCACTGGACAACACTGA
- the DDR1 gene encoding epithelial discoidin domain-containing receptor 1 isoform X11, translating into MSLPRCCPHPLRPEGSGAMGPEALSSLLLLLLVASGDADMKGHFDPAKCRYALGMQDRTIPDSDISASSSWSDSTAARHSRLESSDGDGAWCPAGSVFPKEEEYLQVDLQRLHLVALVGTQGRHAGGLGKEFSRSYRLRYSRDGRRWMGWKDRWGQEVISGNEDPEGVVLKDLGPPMVARLVRFYPRADRVMSVCLRVELYGCLWRDGLLSYTAPVGQTMYLSEAVYLNDSTYDGHTVGGLQYGGLGQLADGVVGLDDFRKSQELRVWPGYDYVGWSNHSFSSGYVEMEFEFDRLRAFQAMQVHCNNMHTLGARLPGGVECRFRRGPAMAWEGEPMRHNLGGNLGDPRARAVSVPLGGRVARFLQCRFLFAGPWLLFSEISFISDVVNNSSPALGGTFPPAPWWPPGPPPTNFSSLELEPRGQQPVAKAEGSPTAILIGCLVAIILLLLLIIALMLWRLHWRRLLSKAERRVLEEELTVHLSVPGDTILINNRPGPREPPPYQEPRPRGNPPHSAPCVPNGSAYSGDYMEPEKPGAPLLPPPPQNSVPHYAEADIVTLQGVTGGNTYAVPALPPGAVGDGPPRVDFPRSRLRFKEKLGEGQFGEVHLCEVDSPQDLVSLDFPLNVRKGHPLLVAVKILRPDATKNARNDFLKEVKIMSRLKDPNIIRLLGVCVQDDPLCMITDYMENGDLNQFLSAHQLEDKAAEGAPGDGQAAQGPTISYPMLLHVAAQIASGMRYLATLNFVHRDLATRNCLVGENFTIKIADFGMSRNLYAGDYYRVQGRAVLPIRWMAWECILMGKFTTASDVWAFGVTLWEVLMLCRAQPFGQLTDEQVIENAGEFFRDQGRQVYLSRPPACPQGLYELMLRCWSRESEQRPPFSQLHRFLAEDALNTKPLSPTQLVLWMGSSPPSSSHPLGKGGEKYRIDTGHGPLEHLGPTGQH; encoded by the exons ATGTCACTGCCG AGatgctgcccccacccccttAGGCCCGAGGGATCAGGAGCTATGGGACCAGAGGCCCTGTCATCTTTACTGCTGCTGCTCTTGGTGGCAAGTGGAGATGCTGACATGAAGGGACATTTTGATCCTG CCAAGTGCCGCTATGCCCTGGGCATGCAGGACCGGACCATCCCAGACAGTGACATCTCTGCTTCCAGCTCCTGGTCAGATTCCACTGCCGCCCGCCACAGCAG gttggagagcagtgacGGGGATGGGGCCTGGTGCCCCGCAGGGTCGGTGTTTCCCAAGGAGGAGGAGTACTTGCAGGTGGATCTACAACGACTCCACCTGGTGGCTCTGGTGGGCACCCAGGGACGGCATGCCGGGGGCCTGGGCAAGGAGTTCTCCCGGAGCTACCGGCTGCGTTACTCCCGGGATGGTCGCCGCTGGATGGGCTGGAAGGACCGCTGGGGTCAGGAG GTGATCTCAGGCAATGAGGACCCTGAGGGAGTGGTGCTGAAGGACCTTGGGCCCCCCATGGTTGCCCGACTGGTTCGCTTCTACCCCCGGGCTGACCGGGTCATGAGTGTCTGTCTGCGGGTAGAGCTCTATGGCTGCCTCTGGAGGG ATGGACTCCTGTCTTACACCGCCCCTGTGGGGCAGACAATGTATTTATCTGAGGCCGTGTACCTCAACGACTCCACCTATGACGGACATACCGTGGGCGG ACTGCAGTATGGGGGTCTGGGCCAGCTGGCAGATGGTGTGGTGGGGCTGGATGACTTTAGGAAGAGTCAGGAGCTGCGGGTCTGGCCAGGCTATGACTATGTGGGATGGAGCAACCACAGCTTCTCCAGTGGCTATGTGGAGATGGAGTTTGAGTTTGACCGGCTGAGGGCCTTCCAGGCTATGCAG GTCCACTGTAACAACATGCACACGCTGGGAGCCCGTCTGCCTGGCGGGGTGGAATGTCGCTTCCGGCGTGGCCCTGCCATGGCCTGGGAGGGGGAGCCCATGCGCCACAACCTAGGGGGCAACCTGGGGGACCCCAGAGCCCGGGCTGTCTCAGTGCCCCTTGGCGGCCGTGTGGCTCGCTTTCTGCAGTGCCGCTTCCTCTTTGCGGGGCCCTGGTTACTCTTCAGCGAAATCTCCTTCATCTCTG ATGTGGTGAACAATTCCTCTCCGGCACTGGGAGGCACCTTCCCGCCAGCCCCCTGGTGGCCGCCTGGCCCACCTCCCACCAACTTCAGCAGCTTGG AGCTGGAGCCCAGAGGCCAGCAGCCCGTGGCCAAGGCCGAGGGGAGCCCGACCGCCATCCTCATCGGCTGCCTGGTGGCCATCATCCTGCTCCTGCTGCTCATCATTGCCCTCATGCTCTGGCGGCTGCACTGGCGCAGGCTCCTCAGCAAG GCTGAACGGAGGGTGTTGGAAGAGGAGCTGACGGTTCACCTCTCTGTCCCTGGGGACACTATCCTCATCAACAACCGCCCAGGTCCTAGAGAGCCACCCCCGTACCAGGAGCCCCGGCCTCGTGGGAATCCGCCCCACTCCGCTCCCTGTGTCCCCAATGGCTCTG CCTACAGTGGGGACTATATGGAGCCTGAGAAGCCAGGCGCCCCGcttctgcccccacctccccagaACAGCGTCCCCCATTATGCCGAGGCTGACATTGTTACCCTGCAGGGCGTCACCGGGGGCAACACCTATGCTGTGCCTGCACTGCCCCCAGGGGCAGTCGGGGATGGGCCCCCCAGAGTGGATTTCCCTCGATCTCGACTCCGCTTCAAGGAGAAGCTTGGCGAGGGCCAGTTTGGGGAG GTGCACCTGTGTGAGGTCGACAGCCCTCAAGATCTGGTCAGTCTTGATTTCCCCCTTAATGTGCGTAAGGGACACCCTTTGCTGGTAGCTGTCAAGATCTTACGGCCAGATGCCACCAAGAATGCCAG GAATGATTTCCTGAAAGAGGTGAAGATCATGTCGAGGCTCAAGGACCCCAACATCATTCGGCTGCTGGGCGTGTGTGTGCAGGACGACCCCCTCTGCATGATTACTGACTACATGGAGAACGGCGACCTCAACCAGTTCCTCAGTGCCCACCAGCTGGAGGACAAGGCAGCCGAGGGGGCCCCTGGGGACGGGCAGGCTGCGCAGGGGCCCACCATCAG CTACCCAATGCTGCTGCATGTGGCAGCCCAGATCGCCTCCGGCATGCGCTATCTGGCCACACTCAACTTTGTACATCGGGACCTGGCCACGCGGAACTGCCTAGTTGGGGAAAATTTCACCATCAAAATCGCAGACTTTGGCATGAGCCGGAACCTCTATGCTGGGGACTATTACCGTGTGCAGGGCCGGGCAGTGCTGCCCATCCGCTGGATGGCCTGGGAGTGCATCCTCATG GGGAAGTTCACGACTGCGAGTGACGTGTGGGCCTTTGGTGTGACCCTGTGGGAGGTGCTGATGCTCTGTAGGGCCCAGCCCTTTGGGCAGCTCACCGACGAGCAGGTCATCGAGAACGCGGGGGAGTTCTTCCGGGACCAGGGCCGGCAG GTGTACCTGTCCCGGCCGCCTGCCTGCCCGCAGGGCCTATATGAGCTGATGCTTCGGTGCTGGAGCCGGGAGTCTGAGCAGCGACCACCCTTTTCCCAGCTGCATCGGTTCCTGGCAGAGGATGCACTCAACACG AAGCCCCTGTCGCCCACCCAGCTGGTCCTGTGGATGGGATCCTCTCCACCCTCCTCTAGCCATCCcttggggaagggtggggagaaATATAGGATAGACACTGGACATGGCCCATTGGAGCACCTGGGCCCCACTGGACAACACTGA
- the DDR1 gene encoding epithelial discoidin domain-containing receptor 1 isoform X6, which yields MSLPRCCPHPLRPEGSGAMGPEALSSLLLLLLVASGDADMKGHFDPAKCRYALGMQDRTIPDSDISASSSWSDSTAARHSRLESSDGDGAWCPAGSVFPKEEEYLQVDLQRLHLVALVGTQGRHAGGLGKEFSRSYRLRYSRDGRRWMGWKDRWGQEVISGNEDPEGVVLKDLGPPMVARLVRFYPRADRVMSVCLRVELYGCLWRDGLLSYTAPVGQTMYLSEAVYLNDSTYDGHTVGGLQYGGLGQLADGVVGLDDFRKSQELRVWPGYDYVGWSNHSFSSGYVEMEFEFDRLRAFQAMQVHCNNMHTLGARLPGGVECRFRRGPAMAWEGEPMRHNLGGNLGDPRARAVSVPLGGRVARFLQCRFLFAGPWLLFSEISFISDVVNNSSPALGGTFPPAPWWPPGPPPTNFSSLELEPRGQQPVAKAEGSPTAILIGCLVAIILLLLLIIALMLWRLHWRRLLSKAERRVLEEELTVHLSVPGDTILINNRPGPREPPPYQEPRPRGNPPHSAPCVPNGSALLLSNPAYRLLLATYARPPRGPGPPTPAWAKPTNTQAYSGDYMEPEKPGAPLLPPPPQNSVPHYAEADIVTLQGVTGGNTYAVPALPPGAVGDGPPRVDFPRSRLRFKEKLGEGQFGEVHLCEVDSPQDLVSLDFPLNVRKGHPLLVAVKILRPDATKNASFSLFSRNDFLKEVKIMSRLKDPNIIRLLGVCVQDDPLCMITDYMENGDLNQFLSAHQLEDKAAEGAPGDGQAAQGPTISYPMLLHVAAQIASGMRYLATLNFVHRDLATRNCLVGENFTIKIADFGMSRNLYAGDYYRVQGRAVLPIRWMAWECILMGKFTTASDVWAFGVTLWEVLMLCRAQPFGQLTDEQVIENAGEFFRDQGRQVYLSRPPACPQGLYELMLRCWSRESEQRPPFSQLHRFLAEDALNTKPLSPTQLVLWMGSSPPSSSHPLGKGGEKYRIDTGHGPLEHLGPTGQH from the exons ATGTCACTGCCG AGatgctgcccccacccccttAGGCCCGAGGGATCAGGAGCTATGGGACCAGAGGCCCTGTCATCTTTACTGCTGCTGCTCTTGGTGGCAAGTGGAGATGCTGACATGAAGGGACATTTTGATCCTG CCAAGTGCCGCTATGCCCTGGGCATGCAGGACCGGACCATCCCAGACAGTGACATCTCTGCTTCCAGCTCCTGGTCAGATTCCACTGCCGCCCGCCACAGCAG gttggagagcagtgacGGGGATGGGGCCTGGTGCCCCGCAGGGTCGGTGTTTCCCAAGGAGGAGGAGTACTTGCAGGTGGATCTACAACGACTCCACCTGGTGGCTCTGGTGGGCACCCAGGGACGGCATGCCGGGGGCCTGGGCAAGGAGTTCTCCCGGAGCTACCGGCTGCGTTACTCCCGGGATGGTCGCCGCTGGATGGGCTGGAAGGACCGCTGGGGTCAGGAG GTGATCTCAGGCAATGAGGACCCTGAGGGAGTGGTGCTGAAGGACCTTGGGCCCCCCATGGTTGCCCGACTGGTTCGCTTCTACCCCCGGGCTGACCGGGTCATGAGTGTCTGTCTGCGGGTAGAGCTCTATGGCTGCCTCTGGAGGG ATGGACTCCTGTCTTACACCGCCCCTGTGGGGCAGACAATGTATTTATCTGAGGCCGTGTACCTCAACGACTCCACCTATGACGGACATACCGTGGGCGG ACTGCAGTATGGGGGTCTGGGCCAGCTGGCAGATGGTGTGGTGGGGCTGGATGACTTTAGGAAGAGTCAGGAGCTGCGGGTCTGGCCAGGCTATGACTATGTGGGATGGAGCAACCACAGCTTCTCCAGTGGCTATGTGGAGATGGAGTTTGAGTTTGACCGGCTGAGGGCCTTCCAGGCTATGCAG GTCCACTGTAACAACATGCACACGCTGGGAGCCCGTCTGCCTGGCGGGGTGGAATGTCGCTTCCGGCGTGGCCCTGCCATGGCCTGGGAGGGGGAGCCCATGCGCCACAACCTAGGGGGCAACCTGGGGGACCCCAGAGCCCGGGCTGTCTCAGTGCCCCTTGGCGGCCGTGTGGCTCGCTTTCTGCAGTGCCGCTTCCTCTTTGCGGGGCCCTGGTTACTCTTCAGCGAAATCTCCTTCATCTCTG ATGTGGTGAACAATTCCTCTCCGGCACTGGGAGGCACCTTCCCGCCAGCCCCCTGGTGGCCGCCTGGCCCACCTCCCACCAACTTCAGCAGCTTGG AGCTGGAGCCCAGAGGCCAGCAGCCCGTGGCCAAGGCCGAGGGGAGCCCGACCGCCATCCTCATCGGCTGCCTGGTGGCCATCATCCTGCTCCTGCTGCTCATCATTGCCCTCATGCTCTGGCGGCTGCACTGGCGCAGGCTCCTCAGCAAG GCTGAACGGAGGGTGTTGGAAGAGGAGCTGACGGTTCACCTCTCTGTCCCTGGGGACACTATCCTCATCAACAACCGCCCAGGTCCTAGAGAGCCACCCCCGTACCAGGAGCCCCGGCCTCGTGGGAATCCGCCCCACTCCGCTCCCTGTGTCCCCAATGGCTCTG CGTTGCTGCTCTCCAATCCAGCCTACCGCCTCCTTCTGGCCACTTACGCCCGTCCCCCTCGAGGCCCGGGCCCCCCCACACCCGCCTGGGCCAAACCCACCAACACCCAGG CCTACAGTGGGGACTATATGGAGCCTGAGAAGCCAGGCGCCCCGcttctgcccccacctccccagaACAGCGTCCCCCATTATGCCGAGGCTGACATTGTTACCCTGCAGGGCGTCACCGGGGGCAACACCTATGCTGTGCCTGCACTGCCCCCAGGGGCAGTCGGGGATGGGCCCCCCAGAGTGGATTTCCCTCGATCTCGACTCCGCTTCAAGGAGAAGCTTGGCGAGGGCCAGTTTGGGGAG GTGCACCTGTGTGAGGTCGACAGCCCTCAAGATCTGGTCAGTCTTGATTTCCCCCTTAATGTGCGTAAGGGACACCCTTTGCTGGTAGCTGTCAAGATCTTACGGCCAGATGCCACCAAGAATGCCAG CTTCTCCTTGTTCTCCAGGAATGATTTCCTGAAAGAGGTGAAGATCATGTCGAGGCTCAAGGACCCCAACATCATTCGGCTGCTGGGCGTGTGTGTGCAGGACGACCCCCTCTGCATGATTACTGACTACATGGAGAACGGCGACCTCAACCAGTTCCTCAGTGCCCACCAGCTGGAGGACAAGGCAGCCGAGGGGGCCCCTGGGGACGGGCAGGCTGCGCAGGGGCCCACCATCAG CTACCCAATGCTGCTGCATGTGGCAGCCCAGATCGCCTCCGGCATGCGCTATCTGGCCACACTCAACTTTGTACATCGGGACCTGGCCACGCGGAACTGCCTAGTTGGGGAAAATTTCACCATCAAAATCGCAGACTTTGGCATGAGCCGGAACCTCTATGCTGGGGACTATTACCGTGTGCAGGGCCGGGCAGTGCTGCCCATCCGCTGGATGGCCTGGGAGTGCATCCTCATG GGGAAGTTCACGACTGCGAGTGACGTGTGGGCCTTTGGTGTGACCCTGTGGGAGGTGCTGATGCTCTGTAGGGCCCAGCCCTTTGGGCAGCTCACCGACGAGCAGGTCATCGAGAACGCGGGGGAGTTCTTCCGGGACCAGGGCCGGCAG GTGTACCTGTCCCGGCCGCCTGCCTGCCCGCAGGGCCTATATGAGCTGATGCTTCGGTGCTGGAGCCGGGAGTCTGAGCAGCGACCACCCTTTTCCCAGCTGCATCGGTTCCTGGCAGAGGATGCACTCAACACG AAGCCCCTGTCGCCCACCCAGCTGGTCCTGTGGATGGGATCCTCTCCACCCTCCTCTAGCCATCCcttggggaagggtggggagaaATATAGGATAGACACTGGACATGGCCCATTGGAGCACCTGGGCCCCACTGGACAACACTGA